A window of the Dickeya dianthicola NCPPB 453 genome harbors these coding sequences:
- a CDS encoding malate/lactate/ureidoglycolate dehydrogenase yields MRISAERLTQIAYELLRNTGCDHDEAECVALHLVGANLKGHDSHGVGMLPEYVRFIAQGIMHPNTPARLLQDGGAVLQFSGDRGFGQRTGREAMLAAIARVKTTGICLMTLASTCHLGRIGTYGEMAAQAGLISIHFVNVSDIAPLVAPFGGSEARFGTNPICIAFPGSDDNPDFILDFATSMVALGKTRVAWLAGKTFDEPVMLDSDGRPSADPRVMWEGEQTGALLPIARHKGGGLILAAELLAGMLSGGGTIHPGNPREGAIVNNMTTIVIDPSKLVGMAWLKQEYDAMLAYVRTSRSPDPAEPILIAGEPERQALRQRQAEGIVLSDGEWRNITDAGCSLGMPAAFFTA; encoded by the coding sequence ATGCGGATTTCAGCTGAGCGTTTAACGCAGATAGCCTATGAACTGTTGCGTAACACCGGGTGCGACCACGACGAAGCCGAGTGCGTGGCGCTTCATCTGGTCGGCGCGAATCTCAAGGGGCACGACAGTCACGGGGTCGGCATGTTGCCGGAGTACGTCCGCTTCATCGCGCAGGGCATTATGCATCCCAATACCCCGGCCCGCCTGTTGCAGGATGGCGGCGCGGTGCTGCAGTTTTCCGGCGATCGCGGGTTCGGGCAGCGCACCGGGCGCGAAGCGATGCTGGCGGCGATTGCGCGGGTGAAAACCACCGGCATCTGCCTGATGACGCTGGCGTCAACCTGTCATCTGGGCCGTATTGGCACCTACGGCGAAATGGCGGCGCAGGCCGGCCTGATTTCGATTCACTTCGTTAATGTCAGCGATATTGCGCCGCTGGTGGCGCCGTTTGGCGGCAGCGAGGCGCGTTTCGGCACCAACCCTATCTGTATTGCCTTTCCGGGCAGTGACGACAATCCTGATTTTATTCTGGATTTCGCCACCAGCATGGTGGCGCTGGGTAAAACGCGCGTGGCCTGGCTGGCGGGGAAAACCTTTGATGAGCCGGTGATGCTGGACAGCGACGGACGCCCGAGCGCCGATCCGCGGGTGATGTGGGAAGGCGAGCAGACCGGTGCGTTGCTGCCGATTGCGCGTCACAAAGGCGGCGGCTTGATTCTGGCGGCGGAACTGCTGGCGGGTATGTTGTCCGGCGGCGGCACCATCCATCCGGGTAATCCGCGCGAAGGCGCCATCGTCAACAACATGACCACCATCGTTATCGATCCGTCTAAATTGGTGGGGATGGCGTGGCTGAAACAGGAGTACGATGCCATGCTGGCGTATGTCCGCACTTCGCGCTCGCCGGACCCGGCCGAACCGATTCTGATTGCCGGCGAACCGGAACGTCAGGCTCTCCGGCAGCGTCAGGCGGAAGGCATCGTCCTTTCCGACGGCGAGTGGCGGAACATTACCGACGCCGGGTGTTCTCTGGGCATGCCGGCGGCATTCTTCACGGCGTAA